A part of Terriglobus roseus genomic DNA contains:
- a CDS encoding sugar phosphate isomerase/epimerase family protein, with amino-acid sequence MELNRRTFCKSAVLTASLAALNPDSLFASPRKRNIVVGHTAITWSNKDVATAIADIGGEGFYGFETFGEVLERWEQQPGGLGAVLKAHSLPLISAYCALNLTDASARKEEIAKAVRWASIVKKYGGRVAVIGPNAVDRKTYDFSQHKSTIVASLNEICQAVTDIGITAALHQHTGTCVESKDETYEILHSVNTKYVRFGPDIGQLTKGCSDATVVVRDFLPIIEHMHLKDWNGKDDHFAGYCPLGQGKVNVPAVLDLMAGRKLKGMIMVELDYDGKESFVPLKLVQESKHYLQSQGVNFRS; translated from the coding sequence ATGGAGTTAAACCGCCGCACGTTCTGCAAATCAGCCGTGCTTACTGCCAGCCTTGCAGCACTTAACCCAGATTCCCTCTTCGCATCACCTCGCAAACGCAACATCGTTGTAGGACACACAGCGATCACGTGGTCCAACAAAGATGTCGCCACAGCAATCGCTGATATTGGTGGCGAAGGCTTTTATGGATTCGAAACATTCGGCGAAGTACTGGAACGTTGGGAGCAGCAGCCAGGCGGCTTGGGTGCCGTGCTGAAGGCTCATTCTCTGCCATTAATCTCTGCGTACTGTGCCCTGAACCTGACCGATGCTTCAGCAAGAAAAGAAGAGATTGCCAAGGCCGTACGCTGGGCAAGCATCGTTAAGAAGTACGGCGGACGCGTTGCCGTCATCGGGCCCAATGCAGTGGATCGGAAGACGTATGACTTCTCTCAGCACAAGTCGACCATCGTGGCCTCGCTCAATGAAATCTGCCAGGCCGTAACCGACATCGGAATCACCGCCGCGCTGCATCAGCACACCGGGACCTGCGTGGAATCGAAGGACGAAACTTACGAAATTCTCCATTCCGTGAACACCAAATATGTTCGCTTCGGTCCCGATATTGGCCAACTCACAAAGGGTTGCTCCGACGCAACCGTAGTCGTCCGCGACTTCCTTCCCATCATCGAACACATGCACCTGAAGGATTGGAACGGCAAGGACGATCACTTCGCCGGTTACTGCCCGCTAGGACAGGGCAAGGTCAACGTACCAGCAGTGCTGGATCTAATGGCAGGCCGAAAACTGAAGGGCATGATCATGGTAGAACTCGACTACGACGGCAAAGAGTCGTTCGTTCCCCTGAAGCTGGTGCAGGAAAGCAAGCACTACCTGCAGTCGCAAGGAGTCAACTTTCGAAGCTAA
- a CDS encoding PQQ-binding-like beta-propeller repeat protein, whose amino-acid sequence MFNKYLFFFSVLALVSPMSGQKGTDWPMYGHDTSSMRFSPLKQINVANVGSLKLAWSFDMTAPVTTSTVTTASGRRIVRTSKTTPLVVGDVMYFSTPFSHVVALHATDGTVIWDHTLPANPASRGISYWPGEGSDGPRIFIGTSNGKLFALDAKTGEAVKAFGDDGALNVRVGVADKYPNAHYGISSPPAIFKNLVITGCQLQEMPSKGPSGDVRAWDVRTGKLVWTFHTLPRPGEANHEVWQEDQWKDRSGLNVWGLMTVDAQTSTIFIPLGTPTTDFYGGDRKGTNLYGSSLVALDVATGKLKWFYQTTHHDNWDYDITAAPVLLDVHRNGKKIEAVAQSTKQSLLFILDRKTGKPIFDVEERPVPADNVPPGDKPSPTQPFPVKPAALSLNHFEGTDAEMAKLTPEHDKACKDLLGLEGGVLMGGPYAEYGPKLRIVFPGWTGGGNWGGTAFDPKLGLLFVNSKSEGMLSKLVKEKDGTYSRVGPDHPPAGVKDLFQVGPWPCQAPPWGELSAVNVSTGEIAWRIPLGSYPELDAMGIPTTGRTNTGGPIATAGGLVFIAATEDQKFRAFDAHNGKKVWETTLNSNGFTVPISYQGANKKQYVVVVAGGGNGATPAHPTIYAYALP is encoded by the coding sequence GTGTTTAATAAGTATTTGTTCTTCTTCTCCGTTCTGGCTCTGGTTTCACCGATGAGTGGTCAGAAGGGTACGGATTGGCCTATGTATGGTCACGACACATCCAGCATGCGTTTTTCGCCACTGAAGCAAATCAATGTGGCGAATGTGGGTTCGTTGAAGCTTGCCTGGAGCTTTGATATGACTGCGCCCGTGACGACATCCACTGTGACGACAGCAAGTGGAAGAAGAATTGTTCGCACATCGAAAACGACACCGCTGGTGGTTGGCGACGTGATGTATTTTTCCACTCCGTTCTCTCATGTCGTTGCACTGCATGCCACGGATGGAACTGTGATCTGGGATCACACGCTGCCAGCCAATCCGGCGTCGAGAGGAATCTCGTACTGGCCCGGTGAGGGAAGTGATGGTCCTCGCATCTTTATTGGAACCTCCAACGGGAAGTTGTTTGCACTTGATGCGAAGACCGGTGAGGCGGTGAAGGCATTTGGTGACGATGGTGCTTTGAATGTGCGAGTTGGTGTTGCGGATAAATATCCGAATGCACACTATGGCATCTCATCTCCGCCTGCGATCTTCAAGAATCTTGTCATTACTGGATGCCAGTTACAGGAGATGCCCAGCAAAGGGCCGAGTGGTGACGTCCGCGCATGGGACGTACGAACGGGCAAACTGGTTTGGACATTCCACACGCTGCCGCGTCCTGGTGAAGCGAACCATGAGGTATGGCAGGAAGATCAATGGAAGGATCGCTCCGGGTTGAATGTATGGGGGCTGATGACGGTGGACGCGCAGACCAGCACGATTTTCATTCCGCTGGGAACACCTACGACCGACTTCTATGGTGGTGATCGTAAAGGGACGAATCTGTATGGTTCGTCGCTTGTTGCTCTGGATGTGGCGACCGGAAAGTTGAAATGGTTTTATCAGACAACGCATCACGATAACTGGGACTATGACATTACGGCTGCGCCTGTTCTGTTAGATGTTCATCGCAACGGAAAGAAGATTGAGGCCGTGGCGCAGAGCACAAAGCAGAGTTTGCTCTTTATCCTTGATCGCAAAACGGGCAAGCCGATCTTTGATGTTGAGGAAAGGCCCGTGCCCGCAGATAATGTGCCACCGGGTGATAAGCCTTCTCCGACCCAGCCATTTCCGGTTAAGCCCGCGGCATTGAGTCTGAATCATTTCGAAGGCACAGATGCTGAGATGGCAAAGCTGACTCCAGAGCACGATAAGGCTTGCAAAGACTTGCTTGGCTTGGAGGGCGGTGTCCTGATGGGAGGCCCATATGCCGAGTATGGCCCCAAGTTGCGTATCGTGTTTCCGGGATGGACGGGTGGGGGAAATTGGGGCGGAACTGCGTTCGATCCGAAACTTGGTTTGCTCTTTGTGAATTCCAAGAGTGAAGGCATGCTGAGCAAGTTGGTGAAGGAAAAAGACGGGACATATAGTCGTGTCGGCCCAGATCATCCGCCAGCTGGTGTCAAAGACCTGTTTCAAGTAGGACCGTGGCCTTGCCAGGCACCGCCGTGGGGTGAGTTGAGTGCCGTGAATGTGAGCACGGGTGAGATAGCGTGGCGTATTCCTTTGGGATCATACCCGGAACTTGATGCAATGGGGATTCCAACGACTGGTAGGACAAATACCGGTGGACCAATCGCAACAGCAGGTGGCCTTGTTTTTATCGCCGCAACAGAGGATCAGAAATTCCGTGCCTTTGACGCTCACAACGGTAAGAAAGTATGGGAGACAACTCTGAACTCAAACGGGTTCACTGTTCCAATTTCCTATCAGGGTGCAAATAAGAAACAGTATGTCGTAGTCGTTGCAGGTGGTGGCAATGGTGCCACACCGGCTCATCCAACTATCTATGCCTATGCTCTTCCATAA
- a CDS encoding FG-GAP-like repeat-containing protein, whose product MKHLATFLLFLSTVCFTLNVEAQSFQPDIRYQSNTLHAWSSKGSGSWQPEGDSIVGHGGANGAWLLSDKSYQDVAFYGEFRCGNPCDAGFLLRAEPTPDGGLKGVLVSFSGSSLPTFAVSIDRDGKIVRRDLLARGGLLQRVTPPPAKPQAAVAPRPRNANTVVLPLHAPDTSLKVGDWNRVESFFDANTVRSFLNDGHQEGAISEEGYGRIGLYVGSGSQISFRKLALKDLNRKVRDAEKVGDGFRKQKLNDFYYSWGTAAADFNHDGVLDIVSGPYIYYGPDYKTSREIWLALSSNPTTEFATDSTMEFAADFNGDGWPDVLTVMFGNGPGIQLYINPKGENRRWDKYTVGSAVQSEIAVLRDVDGDGKPELVCSGEGYVRYLKPDASDPTKPWTIHNISEKGYGASHGIGVGDVNGDGRMDIIDPFGWWEQPAQNAANVTWTYHPQAFAKYGRGMMGGSVMAVYDVNGDGLNDIVTSLNSHGWGLAWYEQKRENGNITFVEHMVMDDFTTANAGNVTFSELHGSGFGDVDGDGLTDFIVGKRYFSHLDTNLDPDPRDAPVLYWYKTVRDAKAPGGAKLVPELIDTHSGVGSDVLAVDLNRDGALDIVTSTRFGTEIYWNTRPKRSGRTKEK is encoded by the coding sequence ATGAAGCATCTCGCCACTTTCTTGCTATTCCTTAGTACTGTATGTTTCACGTTGAACGTCGAAGCGCAGTCCTTTCAGCCAGATATTCGGTATCAGAGCAACACATTGCATGCGTGGTCATCGAAAGGGAGCGGATCGTGGCAGCCAGAGGGCGATAGCATTGTCGGGCATGGGGGCGCGAATGGGGCATGGCTCCTTTCGGACAAGTCTTATCAGGATGTTGCATTTTATGGTGAATTCCGTTGTGGCAATCCTTGCGATGCAGGATTTCTGTTGCGTGCAGAGCCGACTCCTGATGGTGGATTGAAAGGTGTTCTTGTTTCCTTCAGCGGAAGCTCGCTTCCGACATTTGCTGTGTCCATTGATCGCGATGGCAAGATCGTTCGAAGGGACTTGTTAGCTCGCGGTGGCTTGCTGCAGCGGGTTACACCTCCTCCAGCGAAGCCACAGGCAGCGGTTGCACCTCGACCGAGGAATGCGAATACTGTTGTGTTGCCTTTGCATGCTCCTGATACGTCATTAAAAGTCGGCGATTGGAATCGTGTTGAGAGTTTCTTTGATGCGAATACTGTTCGATCTTTTCTGAATGATGGGCATCAGGAAGGTGCGATCTCAGAAGAGGGCTACGGACGCATTGGGTTGTATGTCGGCAGTGGAAGCCAGATTAGTTTTCGGAAGCTGGCACTAAAGGATTTGAATCGTAAGGTTCGCGACGCTGAGAAGGTCGGCGATGGTTTCCGCAAGCAGAAGCTCAACGATTTCTATTACTCGTGGGGTACGGCCGCTGCTGACTTCAACCACGATGGCGTGCTGGACATTGTTTCCGGACCTTACATCTATTACGGTCCTGATTACAAAACATCGCGTGAAATATGGCTGGCTCTTAGCTCAAATCCCACGACAGAATTTGCTACTGATTCGACAATGGAGTTTGCTGCAGACTTCAACGGCGATGGATGGCCCGATGTGCTGACGGTGATGTTTGGTAATGGCCCCGGCATCCAGCTCTATATCAATCCCAAAGGAGAGAATCGCCGCTGGGATAAGTACACAGTTGGCTCAGCCGTACAAAGCGAGATTGCGGTTCTGCGCGATGTTGATGGTGATGGCAAGCCAGAGCTGGTGTGTTCCGGCGAAGGATACGTTCGTTATCTGAAACCCGATGCTTCCGATCCTACAAAGCCCTGGACGATTCATAACATCTCTGAGAAGGGATATGGCGCTTCACATGGCATTGGCGTGGGAGATGTAAACGGCGATGGTCGCATGGACATCATCGATCCGTTTGGATGGTGGGAGCAGCCTGCACAGAACGCTGCAAATGTTACCTGGACTTATCATCCGCAAGCTTTTGCAAAGTATGGTCGCGGCATGATGGGAGGCAGCGTGATGGCTGTCTACGACGTGAACGGTGATGGACTGAATGACATTGTTACGTCACTAAATTCTCACGGCTGGGGACTTGCCTGGTACGAGCAGAAGCGTGAAAACGGAAACATTACTTTTGTCGAACACATGGTGATGGATGATTTCACAACTGCAAATGCAGGGAATGTGACCTTCTCCGAACTGCACGGATCTGGTTTTGGGGATGTAGACGGAGACGGTCTTACCGATTTCATTGTTGGGAAAAGATACTTTTCGCATCTGGATACGAACCTTGATCCTGATCCACGAGATGCTCCAGTTCTCTATTGGTACAAGACGGTGCGCGATGCGAAGGCACCCGGCGGCGCGAAGCTGGTTCCTGAGCTTATTGATACGCACAGTGGCGTGGGATCAGATGTACTCGCCGTTGACCTGAATCGCGACGGTGCATTGGATATCGTAACGTCGACGCGTTTTGGAACAGAAATTTACTGGAATACCCGACCCAAACGATCGGGTCGTACAAAGGAAAAATAG
- a CDS encoding TonB-dependent receptor, whose protein sequence is MYYRKSFGSAIALAAVLVSSASAQIRSATITGTAIDSTGALLPGAKVTVTNEATNETQTTDASSSGQYTIPYLAAGKYTVTVSKGGFQDFKAKGVVLNTSQTVKVDSTLSVGGSVEQVEVNASAAQIQTESSTVSGAVDAQTIEAIPNITQNPLYYATLQNGVQPRNTSASTQNLNSFGVGVAGRAQFSAIGVNGGRAYENDIQLDGLPITGNGFNEAAIVPNTEGIQEVRVIANNFTADYGRGDSVMAITTKSGGNAFHGQVSYMIRNEALNANSPGNKAQGIRRPAFKVNDFGGAITGPIWRDRIFFSSSYHYLRFNQGQTYLQTVPTALERVGDFSKTFQQDANGNPVPALLFDPFNVTQRGTNLYERAQIPNSIIPNPNPYAVKMFSYYPLPNRTPDDVYNTNNFTATVVNMVRRQSSNNRLDFKWGRHSFYASGGIDYGTISQPRPFGTAPFNNAPTTTQDQNPYAQIGDTITLSPTLYVDVRYGVTRINTYNYAGNHSGFTDYGSFGIPTATQALFAQPGAAPVVSPAGFGGSGGGSNWSALSAGQFASKAEHQLVHAINGSVTKVAGKWTYKVGSEYRVMLANYNDFEEASANIGGCCAADPGGNYSFRYVTASGGQAPGNTSPNLQGISGATMLLGEGVWFVRPGANLKPAYAAKYFAVYSQNDWKVRPNLTINLGLRWDLQPGPTERYNRLSGIDFTRNNPFGSKGVIAFPGTNGYSRNLWDTEYTDFQPRVGLAYQVHEGTVIRGGFAFAYLPSNTGYFSSPNDYGGTPFSPGNQALPFGTNPQGVPVTRFTDASPLVPAVGANAAAPQVYGTTGAYFDRHLKNQLMKQGNVFLEQAFGKGGGYLFSLGWAGSYGSNLTTRNQPFETLQSVDPSTLANYRSQYIANNGTSNPATALVQNPYQPTGGQLLPFQNALAGSTIQQFIPQTPYPLLYGAFLNGSRGYSNFNSLQASLRHNFQSGFNMILNYTWSKELDYSVTGIEDGQGVNAGGSLGTPDLLNNGLNRNYGLADQPHRLVATLIYKSQFGKDGKYALGNVVGRVLLGGWSFGSVITMQSGMPVVLSFSNNGSLTSRLDRVAGQNVVLPKEFQKRYNGSTTVTLPCGKTVTPAKYSLLKYNACAYSSRTLTTPNGSIVQDLYWVGNHAQTDGNIRTNSRYNVDFSLRRSFPLFERFQLDVAAEATNLLNTAEYNGAYVGGLGSPNLVNNASKGLIPGLGTSSTFGTVNMNAFDPRQIQMHARLVF, encoded by the coding sequence ATGTACTACAGGAAGAGTTTTGGATCGGCAATCGCACTTGCCGCAGTACTTGTCTCATCTGCGAGCGCACAGATTCGATCCGCAACAATCACCGGAACAGCTATCGACAGCACCGGCGCCCTTTTGCCCGGGGCCAAGGTGACCGTGACGAACGAAGCTACCAATGAAACTCAAACGACAGATGCTTCGAGCTCCGGACAATACACCATCCCGTATCTTGCCGCTGGTAAATACACCGTTACGGTGAGCAAGGGCGGCTTCCAGGATTTCAAGGCGAAGGGTGTTGTTCTGAACACTTCGCAGACAGTCAAAGTGGATAGCACGCTGTCTGTTGGAGGCTCAGTAGAGCAGGTGGAAGTGAATGCTTCCGCGGCTCAGATTCAGACGGAAAGCAGTACCGTGTCTGGAGCTGTTGACGCTCAGACGATTGAAGCTATTCCGAATATCACGCAGAATCCGCTCTACTACGCGACGCTACAGAATGGCGTTCAGCCTCGCAATACATCGGCAAGCACGCAGAATCTGAATTCGTTTGGTGTGGGTGTTGCAGGACGCGCTCAGTTTTCCGCGATCGGTGTGAACGGTGGTCGAGCCTACGAGAATGACATCCAGCTTGATGGCCTTCCGATTACGGGTAATGGCTTCAACGAAGCAGCGATCGTACCGAACACCGAAGGCATTCAGGAAGTTCGCGTGATTGCGAATAACTTCACCGCGGACTATGGCCGTGGTGATTCCGTGATGGCAATTACGACGAAGTCTGGTGGGAATGCGTTTCACGGACAAGTGTCATACATGATTCGTAATGAAGCCCTGAATGCAAACTCGCCCGGTAATAAGGCACAGGGAATCCGCCGTCCTGCATTCAAGGTGAATGACTTTGGCGGCGCCATTACAGGACCTATCTGGCGTGATCGAATCTTCTTCTCGTCCAGCTATCACTATCTGCGCTTTAATCAGGGGCAGACGTATCTTCAGACCGTGCCTACGGCTCTGGAGCGCGTGGGAGATTTCAGCAAGACTTTCCAGCAGGATGCGAACGGAAACCCGGTTCCGGCATTGTTGTTTGATCCATTCAACGTGACGCAGCGCGGCACGAACCTGTATGAACGTGCGCAGATTCCAAATTCAATCATTCCGAATCCGAATCCGTATGCGGTGAAGATGTTTAGCTACTATCCGCTGCCGAATCGCACGCCGGATGATGTCTATAACACCAACAACTTCACGGCAACCGTAGTGAATATGGTGCGCCGTCAGTCATCAAACAACCGCCTTGATTTCAAGTGGGGCCGTCATTCGTTCTATGCAAGCGGCGGTATCGATTATGGAACGATCTCTCAACCTCGTCCGTTTGGGACAGCTCCGTTTAACAACGCGCCGACGACTACGCAGGATCAGAATCCGTATGCTCAGATCGGTGACACGATTACGCTTTCTCCCACGCTGTATGTTGACGTACGCTATGGCGTGACAAGAATCAACACCTACAACTACGCAGGTAATCATTCCGGATTTACTGATTACGGTAGCTTTGGAATTCCTACGGCAACACAGGCTTTGTTTGCTCAGCCTGGTGCTGCGCCCGTTGTGAGCCCTGCGGGATTTGGTGGCAGCGGTGGCGGCAGCAATTGGTCTGCACTTTCAGCTGGACAGTTCGCCAGCAAGGCAGAGCATCAATTGGTCCACGCTATCAATGGCAGCGTGACGAAGGTCGCAGGGAAGTGGACCTACAAGGTTGGTTCCGAATATCGTGTGATGCTGGCCAACTACAACGACTTCGAAGAGGCATCTGCGAACATAGGTGGTTGCTGTGCAGCAGATCCCGGAGGCAACTATTCTTTCCGGTATGTGACTGCAAGTGGTGGTCAGGCGCCTGGCAATACGAGTCCGAATCTGCAAGGAATTTCAGGTGCAACGATGTTGCTGGGCGAAGGTGTCTGGTTTGTTCGTCCCGGAGCCAATCTGAAGCCAGCATATGCAGCAAAGTACTTCGCGGTGTATTCGCAGAACGATTGGAAGGTGCGACCGAATCTGACCATCAACCTTGGTCTTCGCTGGGATCTGCAGCCCGGACCTACCGAGCGCTATAACCGGCTGTCCGGCATCGACTTCACACGGAACAATCCGTTTGGCAGCAAAGGCGTGATTGCCTTCCCTGGAACGAATGGCTACAGCAGAAACCTGTGGGATACGGAATACACGGACTTTCAGCCTCGTGTCGGGCTTGCGTACCAGGTGCATGAAGGGACTGTGATTCGCGGCGGATTTGCATTTGCCTATCTGCCAAGCAATACCGGTTACTTCTCAAGCCCGAACGATTACGGTGGAACGCCATTCTCTCCAGGCAATCAGGCGTTGCCATTTGGTACAAACCCACAAGGTGTTCCTGTGACGCGATTCACTGATGCCTCTCCACTTGTTCCAGCAGTTGGAGCGAATGCTGCTGCACCGCAGGTGTATGGAACAACCGGAGCTTATTTCGATCGGCACCTGAAGAACCAGTTGATGAAGCAGGGAAATGTCTTCCTTGAACAGGCCTTTGGCAAAGGTGGCGGCTACCTGTTCTCGCTTGGATGGGCAGGATCCTATGGCTCGAACCTGACAACGCGCAATCAGCCGTTTGAGACGCTGCAGTCTGTCGACCCGTCTACTCTTGCGAACTATCGTAGTCAGTACATCGCAAACAATGGGACGTCGAATCCGGCAACGGCATTGGTGCAGAATCCGTATCAGCCAACTGGTGGCCAACTGCTCCCGTTCCAGAATGCTCTTGCTGGTTCAACGATTCAGCAGTTCATCCCACAGACACCTTATCCGTTGCTTTACGGAGCGTTTCTCAACGGTTCAAGGGGCTACTCCAACTTCAACTCGTTACAGGCTTCGTTGCGACACAACTTCCAGTCTGGCTTCAATATGATTCTGAATTACACCTGGAGCAAGGAACTGGATTATTCAGTTACTGGTATTGAAGATGGCCAGGGTGTGAATGCTGGTGGTTCGCTTGGAACTCCTGATCTCTTGAACAATGGACTCAATCGCAATTATGGTCTTGCTGATCAGCCACATCGTCTTGTCGCCACGTTGATCTACAAGTCGCAGTTCGGGAAGGATGGGAAGTACGCTCTTGGGAACGTTGTCGGACGTGTGCTCTTAGGAGGATGGAGCTTTGGCAGCGTGATCACAATGCAATCCGGCATGCCGGTGGTTTTAAGCTTCTCAAACAATGGATCGCTGACATCTCGACTGGATCGTGTTGCTGGACAGAATGTTGTCCTCCCGAAGGAGTTCCAGAAGCGGTACAACGGCTCGACGACGGTGACACTTCCTTGCGGGAAGACAGTCACGCCCGCTAAGTACTCATTGCTGAAATACAACGCTTGCGCTTATTCCAGCCGAACGCTTACAACTCCTAACGGAAGCATTGTGCAGGATTTGTATTGGGTTGGAAATCACGCGCAGACGGATGGCAATATCCGAACCAACAGCCGTTACAACGTGGACTTCAGCCTTCGGCGTAGTTTCCCGCTGTTTGAACGGTTCCAGCTAGACGTTGCGGCAGAAGCAACGAATCTTCTGAACACTGCGGAATACAACGGAGCCTATGTCGGAGGGCTTGGATCACCCAACCTTGTGAACAACGCGAGCAAGGGGCTGATTCCCGGTCTGGGCACGAGCAGCACGTTTGGAACCGTGAATATGAATGCCTTTGACCCGAGGCAGATTCAGATGCACGCACGTTTGGTCTTCTAA
- a CDS encoding PQQ-binding-like beta-propeller repeat protein: protein MQYRKFIGASLCASATLMVALSSERATTVRAEQHKRYADWSQFEGSSDASQYSSLKQVNKTNVTQLQQAWFYPAGNNGLLFGSNPIVVDGVMFVLGRSNRIAALDAVTGKEIWVYDTQNPRGITNRGLTYWKSDDGTDARILFASNNELHALNAKTGTLITSFGVNGSVNLKEGLGRDPSKVRSIQSSTPGKIFGNLILMGSAPGEDYGSPPGDIRAYDVITGKLVWSFHTIPHPGEFGYDTWPADAWQHEGGVNTWGEFSIDEKRGIAYFPLGSATYDFYGADRKGMNLFANCILALDAKTGKYLWHFQTVHHDLWDYDLAASPKLITVKHDGKVVDALAAAGKNGFLYVLDRVTGRPLWPIEERPVPVSTVPGEQSWPTQPFPTVVPPFVRQSFTADDINPYIQEPAEQERLRKLVREAKNDGLFTPPSLQNTIQAPGNGGGANWGALAADPDAGFVYVQAKNAPSLLKLEPRAPRRPIQGPPSTVGLVLYKQNCQACHLAEQQGQPPVIPSLKGVVERIGASRVKETVHNGQSPMPAFADFTNTDLDALVAYLESPSTAKAPPNLEALLAPPPKTAGQRYWTGYGYMDSEDGLPAIKGPWSTLTAYDLNRGKIAWQVPLGGITRLEAKGIKGTGSYWPRGGVAVTAGGLIFSGTKSDSKFRAYDKDTGKVLWEKELPAAPEGIPAVYEVNGKEYIVISARPGTVLAGTDVGAHQNSDGPLAKETSGDAAPSQGYYVFALPAKR, encoded by the coding sequence ATGCAATATCGCAAGTTCATCGGCGCGAGCTTATGCGCATCCGCAACCTTGATGGTGGCACTCTCCAGCGAACGTGCGACTACTGTCCGTGCGGAACAGCACAAACGGTATGCTGACTGGTCTCAGTTCGAAGGCAGCTCGGATGCATCGCAGTATTCTTCTCTGAAACAAGTCAACAAGACGAACGTTACCCAGCTCCAGCAGGCATGGTTTTATCCCGCAGGCAACAACGGTTTGCTCTTTGGCTCAAACCCTATCGTTGTTGATGGCGTGATGTTTGTGTTGGGGCGCAGCAACCGTATTGCGGCTCTGGATGCAGTCACGGGTAAAGAGATCTGGGTGTATGACACACAGAATCCTCGTGGCATTACTAATCGTGGTCTCACGTATTGGAAGAGCGACGATGGGACGGATGCCCGCATCCTGTTTGCAAGTAATAACGAATTACATGCGTTGAACGCGAAGACTGGAACTTTGATCACCTCCTTTGGAGTGAATGGGAGTGTGAATCTAAAAGAGGGGCTGGGCCGCGATCCGTCGAAGGTTCGATCCATCCAGTCGAGTACGCCTGGGAAGATATTTGGAAACCTCATCCTTATGGGATCGGCTCCTGGCGAGGACTACGGTTCACCTCCGGGAGATATACGTGCTTATGACGTGATTACGGGCAAGCTGGTGTGGAGTTTTCATACGATTCCGCATCCGGGTGAGTTTGGTTATGACACCTGGCCGGCAGATGCGTGGCAACACGAAGGTGGCGTGAATACATGGGGAGAATTCTCGATTGACGAGAAGCGAGGCATTGCTTACTTCCCACTTGGATCGGCCACATATGACTTTTATGGTGCGGACAGAAAGGGCATGAATCTGTTCGCAAATTGCATCCTTGCTTTGGATGCGAAGACCGGAAAGTACCTTTGGCACTTTCAAACTGTGCACCACGACTTGTGGGACTACGATCTGGCGGCGTCGCCCAAGCTGATTACGGTAAAGCACGACGGCAAGGTTGTTGATGCGCTTGCGGCTGCGGGAAAGAATGGCTTTCTGTATGTGCTGGATCGTGTTACGGGTAGGCCACTGTGGCCTATTGAAGAACGTCCTGTACCGGTTTCAACAGTGCCGGGTGAGCAGTCTTGGCCAACGCAGCCTTTCCCCACTGTAGTGCCACCGTTTGTGCGGCAAAGCTTTACTGCTGATGACATTAATCCATATATCCAGGAACCTGCAGAGCAGGAGAGATTGCGGAAGCTGGTACGTGAGGCCAAGAACGACGGCTTGTTCACTCCGCCATCGTTGCAGAACACCATTCAGGCTCCTGGAAATGGTGGTGGTGCGAACTGGGGCGCGCTCGCTGCTGATCCCGATGCGGGCTTTGTTTATGTTCAAGCCAAGAACGCACCGTCATTGTTGAAGCTGGAGCCACGAGCGCCGCGTCGCCCGATCCAAGGCCCTCCCTCCACAGTTGGCTTGGTGCTTTACAAACAGAATTGCCAAGCATGCCATCTTGCGGAGCAGCAGGGGCAGCCACCCGTTATCCCATCACTGAAGGGTGTTGTAGAACGGATTGGCGCGTCACGTGTGAAAGAGACCGTGCACAACGGGCAATCACCGATGCCTGCATTCGCTGATTTCACAAACACCGATCTTGATGCGTTGGTTGCGTATCTCGAGAGTCCGTCGACGGCTAAAGCTCCTCCGAATTTAGAGGCGTTACTGGCGCCACCACCTAAGACCGCTGGTCAGCGTTATTGGACAGGCTACGGATATATGGATTCGGAAGATGGCCTGCCTGCTATTAAGGGACCGTGGTCGACGTTGACTGCATACGACTTGAATCGCGGCAAGATCGCTTGGCAGGTTCCTCTTGGAGGCATTACGCGCCTTGAAGCGAAAGGGATTAAGGGGACTGGAAGTTACTGGCCTCGTGGCGGCGTTGCGGTTACGGCTGGTGGACTCATCTTCTCTGGAACGAAGTCCGATTCCAAGTTCCGCGCTTATGACAAGGACACTGGAAAGGTTTTGTGGGAGAAAGAACTTCCTGCAGCACCGGAAGGCATTCCTGCTGTGTATGAGGTGAATGGCAAGGAATACATCGTGATCAGCGCAAGACCTGGAACAGTTCTTGCTGGAACGGATGTAGGAGCTCATCAGAACAGTGATGGTCCGCTTGCAAAGGAGACGTCGGGGGATGCGGCGCCTTCGCAGGGATACTACGTGTTCGCTCTGCCAGCAAAACGATAA